In Populus alba chromosome 1, ASM523922v2, whole genome shotgun sequence, a single window of DNA contains:
- the LOC118043406 gene encoding mogroside I-E synthase-like, translating into MEREQKTSSASHVLVLPLPIQGHINPMLQFCKRLASKGLKVTLITPTSMGTSMHQDNACSINMETIFDGYREGERAATAEEYIERFKDTIPKSLAELIGKNSTSQYPAKFIIYDSILPWVLDVAKSWGLEGGPFFTQSCAVTVLYYHTLQGGALKIPMEEKSPVSLPSLPQLEFSDLPSLVHGPGSYPGIYDLLFSQFSNIDEASWLLWNTFNELEDEIVDWMASKWPIKPIGPTIPSMFLDKRLEDDKDYGLSLFKPNSETCMKWLDSKVPGSVVYVSFGSLAALTEDQMAELAWGLKRSNTHFLWVVRESEKQKLPGNFVEETTEMGLVITWSPQLKVLAHKSVGCFMTHCGWNSTLEALSLGVPMVAMPQWTDQPTNAKFVADVWQVGVRVKVGENGMVTQEEIERCIREVMTEGERRDEIRTRSEKWKKLAEMAMDEGGSSDKNIEEFVANLNACNSNSTKKS; encoded by the exons ATGGAGAGGGAACAAAAAACCAGCAGTGCAAGTCATGTGCTAGTCCTTCCGCTGCCTATACAAGGCCACATAAACCCAATGCTTCAATTCTGTAAGCGTTTAGCTTCAAAAGGCCTCAAGGTCACGCTAATCACCCCCACTTCAATGGGCACCTCCATGCATCAAGACAACGCTTGTTCCATCAACATGGAAACCATCTTCGATGGTTACAGAGAAGGTGAAAGAGCAGCAACCGCAGAGGAATACATCGAGCGTTTCAAGGACACAATCCCGAAAAGCTTAGCAGAGCTCATCGGCAAAAACAGTACCAGCCAATACCCTGCTAAATTCATCATTTATGACTCCATTCTACCATGGGTTCTGGATGTGGCGAAGAGCTGGGGCCTGGAAGGAGGTCCGTTTTTCACCCAATCATGCGCGGTTACGGTTTTATATTACCATACACTACAAGGGGGCGCTTTGAAAATTCCCATGGAAGAAAAATCGCCGGTGTCCCTGCCTTCCCTGCCACAGTTGGAGTTCAGTGATCTCCCATCCCTTGTTCATGGTCCAGGTTCGTATCCCGGTATATATGACCTCCTTTTTAGCCAGTTCTCAAATATAGATGAAGCGAGCTGGCTCCTTTGGAACACTTTCAATGAACTTGAAGATGAG ATTGTCGACTGGATGGCGAGCAAGTGGCCAATCAAGCCAATAGGACCAACAATTCCATCAATGTTCTTGGACAAGCGGCTGGAGGACGACAAAGACTATGGTCTCAGCCTCTTCAAGCCAAATTCTGAAACTTGCATGAAATGGTTAGACTCCAAGGTGCCAGGCTCGGTTGTTTATGTATCATTTGGCAGCCTCGCTGCTCTGACAGAAGACCAAATGGCAGAGTTGGCCTGGGGTCTGAAAAGAAGCAACACTCACTTTCTATGGGTTGTAAGAGAATCAGAAAAGCAAAAGCTACCTGGCAACTTCGTAGAGGAGACAACAGAGATGGGTCTGGTCATAACATGGAGTCCTCAACTAAAGGTCCTGGCTCACAAATCGGTGGGATGCTTCATGACTCACTGTGGGTGGAATTCAACACTAGAGGCTTTGAGCTTGGGAGTGCCAATGGTGGCAATGCCACAGTGGACAGATCAACCAACTAATGCGAAGTTTGTTGCCGATGTTTGGCAAGTAGGGGTTAGAGTAAAGGTAGGTGAAAATGGGATGGTGACACAAGAAGAGATAGAGAGGTGTATAAGGGAAGTCATGACGGAAGGTGAAAGAAGGGATGAGATCAGAACTCGTTCTGAGAAATGGAAGAAACTAGCAGAAATGGCTATGGATGAAGGTGGAAGCTCCGACAAGAACATTGAGGAGTTTGTGGCAAACTTGAATGCATGCAACTCCAATAGCACCAAGAAGTCCTGA